A portion of the Platichthys flesus chromosome 7, fPlaFle2.1, whole genome shotgun sequence genome contains these proteins:
- the zgc:162200 gene encoding protein bicaudal D homolog 2 — MLEADADTAGAAVELEGEAEMGSGDLKTEVVRLSLELEEATEEKLQAARYGLVVLEESAALKTKHRQLEEEHEALKGELQQLKEAFLDSVSHQKRAAADGECREENLLQETATKEAALATRIEEVQAELKQSRLALGNAHAEIDRLGVVSTQLKKECECLEAEKGHLRDEMKEYKVRELRQLQDNGELEEENTSLQKQVSVLKENQVEFESIKLELTQKNEEQDELRAQLEEAGRLREIAEMQLDEALEALKEEREQKNSLRRELSSLTLHPFDAVGNLELHLDQLDDSQERGQGGQGGEGEGEDQDSGYNNGPGSAPNSAHPPHLGGSKSNGLIHCCSTPRTSDVFLRAPASGLVSDLLSELHFSDSQKLKQQLLQAERDKSGLSSKVEELQMQLVMSRQALSQQVDKVGSLTQQLEAVQSSQQNHQEGEDGGEGEAEIDEGGNGVFDYEVDTKSKEVLEARMRSASEELLKVRDELTQAGTRYNTLEQRYKHEKDRWRGEAQELADKIRQCIKSSKQDQDRISELEKEIGATRKVAIDSEGHLTVAQEELLAFSEELSNLYHHICVCNNLTPKRVTLDYYRDGARASGSASNARRAHQLYLQQNAQKKTRPNEMFVSKAAALQFMGEVDSAGASGDSPNCPGSPTLDFRDPSNVRNLVAVIRCQIKHLRVAVDLCRQRGAMPYSGLSISGESERDAESLLEEVLKLKSLLSTKREQIATLRTVLKANKQTAELALSNLKTKYETEKSMVSETMMKLRNELKALKEDAATFSSLRVMFASRCDQYVTQLDEMQRQLAAAEDEKKTLNSLLRMAIQQKLALTQRLEDLETPLSPHSLNSSPRRSRAKELATKSGRASRSPRSSPARPQLRSSPRASPVLGSSVPAMATHHLRALTRSLHTSPR, encoded by the exons ATGCTGGAGGCAGATGCAgacacagcaggagcagcagtggagctAGAAGGGGAGGCAGAGATGGGGAGTGGAGACTTGAAGACGGAGGTGGTGCGGCTGTCTCTGGAGCTCGAGGAGGCCACGGAGGAGAAGCTACAGGCCGCCCGCTACGGCCTGGTGGTGCTGGAGGAAAGTGCGGCTCTCAAGACCAAACACAGGCAACTGGAGGAGGAGCATGAAGCCCTCAAaggggagctgcagcagctcaaagaG gCATTTTTAGATTCTGTCAGCCACCAGAAGCGTGCAGCGGCTGATGGAGAGTGCCGGGAGGAGAATCTTCTGCAGGAGACTGCCACGAAGGAGGCTGCCTTGGCAACCCGCATAGAGGAAGTTCAGGCCGAGCTCAAGCAGTCACGCCTTGCTCTGGGCAATGCACATGCAGAGATCGATAGATTGGGGGTAGTCTCCACCCAGTTAAAGAAG GAGTGTGAGTGCCTGGAGGCAGAGAAGGGCCATCTGAGGGATGAGATGAAGGAATACAAAGTACGTGAGCTGCGCCAGTTGCAGGACAATGGCGAGcttgaagaagaaaacacatctcTGCAAAAACAGGTGTCTGTGCTGAAGGAAAACCAG GTGGAGTTTGAATCAATAAAGCTGGAGCTGACCCAGAAGAACGAGGAGCAGGATGAGTTGCGAgctcagctggaggaggcagggaggctGAGGGAGATCGCAGAGATGCAGCTGGATGAGGCTCTGGAAGccctgaaggaggagagggagcagaagaACAGTCTGCGGAGGGAGCTCTCCTCCCTGACCCTTCACCCCTTCGATGCTGTGGGGAACCTGGAGCTCCACTTGGACCAGCTGGATGACAGCCAGGAGCGGGGCCAGGGGGGccaggggggagagggagagggagaagaccAGGACAGCGGCTATAACAATGGTCCTGGCTCTGCTCCCAATTCTGCTCACCCTCCTCACTTGGGGGGCTCCAAAAGTAACGGCCTCATCCACTGCTGCTCTACTCCGCGCACCAGTGATGTGTTCCTGCGTGCTCCAGCTTCTGGGCTGGTGTCGGATCTACTGAGTGAGCTGCACTTCTCAGACAGTCAGAAACTGAAACAGCAGCTCCTACAG GCTGAACGAGATAAGTCTGGCCTGTCCAGCaaagtggaggagctgcagatgcAGCTGGTAATGTCCCGGCAGGCGCTGAGTCAGCAAGTGGACAAGGTTGGCTCCCTCACCCAGCAGCTGGAGGCCGTTCAGAGCAGCCAGCAGAACCACCAGGAGGGAGAAGACGGGGGAGAGGGTGAAGCGGAGATTGATGAAGGTGGCAATGGTGTCTTTGACTATGAGGTAGACACCAAGAGCAAGGAGGTGCTGGAGGCCCGCATGCGTTCAGCCAGCGAAGAGCTTCTGAAGGTGCGAGATGAACTGACTCAGGCAGGAACTCGTTATAACACTCTCGAGCAGCGATACAAGCATGAGAAGGATCGCTGGCGGGGAGAGGCCCAGGAGCTGGCTGACAAGATCCGTCAATGCATCAAGTCTAGTAAACAGGACCAGGATCGCATCagtgagctggagaaggagatcGGAGCCACGCGGAAAGTGGCGATCGATTCCGAAGGGCATTTAACCGTTGCCCAGGAAGAGCTGCTGGCGTTCTCTGAGGAGCTGTCCAACCTCTATCACCACATCTGTGTCTGCAACAACCTGACACCCAAGCGAGTCACCCTAGACTATTACCGTGACGGTGCCAGGGCGAGTGGTTCAGCGAGTAATGCAAGAAGAGCACACCAATTATACCTGCAGCAGAATGCCCAGAAGAAGACTCGGCCCAATGAGATGTTCGTCTCCAAAGCTGCAGCATTGCAGTTCATGGGAGAGGTGGACAGTGCAGGAGCCAGTGGAGACTCTCCTAACTGCCCTGGGTCGCCCACTCTGGATTTCAGGGACCCGTCTAACGTTCGCAACTTGGTAGCGGTCATCCGTTGTCAGATCAAACACCTCCGG GTGGCGGTTGACCTCTGTCGTCAGAGGGGGGCGATGCCTTACTCGGGGCTCAGCATCAGTGGGGAGTCGGAGCGGGATGCCGAGAGCCTCTTGGAGGAAGTTCTTAAACTCAAGTCCCTTCTCAGCACCAAGAGGGAACAGATAGCTACGCTCAGGACGGTGCTCAAGGCTAACAAACAG ACTGCAGAGTTGGCCCTGTCCAATCTGAAAACTAAGTATGAGACAGAGAAGAGCATGGTGTCCGAGACGATGATGAAGCTGCGGAATGAGCTCAAAGCCCTGAAGGAGGACGCCGCCACCTTCTCTTCCCTCCGAGTTATGTTCGCCAGTCG GTGTGACCAGTATGTCACTCAGCTGGATGAGATGCAGAGGCAGCTGGCAGCGGCCGAGGATGAGAAGAAGACACTGAATTCGCTCCTGCGCATGGCCATCCAGCAGAAGCTGGCTCTCACTCAGCGACTGGAGGATCTGGAGACGCCTCTGTCTCCCCACAGCTTGAACAGCAGCCCTCGCCGCTCCCGAGCCAAAGAGCTGGCCACCAAGTCAGGCAGGGCCTCTCGGAGTCCCCGGAGCAGTCCTGCACGGCCGCAGCTGAGGAGCAGTCCGCGGGCAAGCCCGGTTCTCGGCAGCAGCGTTCCTGCCATGGCCACACACCACCTGCGAGCTCTAACCCGAAGCCTCCACACAAGCCCT CGCTGA
- the apex2 gene encoding DNA-(apurinic or apyrimidinic site) lyase 2, whose translation MRIVTWNINGIRTFRGGIKQALDALDADIICVQETKVTRDLLDERSAIVDGYNSYFSYSRGRSGYSGVATYCKDSATPFAAEEGLTCLLTSHEGAVGCYGDHAEFSTEELQLLDNEGRAIITQHRIMCQDKVQTVTIINVYCPRADPEKPERKLFKLQFYKLLQCRAEAVLKDGSHVIVLGDVNTSHRPIDHCDPSDVEDFGEHPGRKWLNGFLHGAKHEEDRNEEELDEESEETPRDPVHGGKFVDTFRYFHPTRTNAFTCWSTLTGARQTNYGTRIDYIFADCQLAMEQFVTADIMPEVEGSDHCPVWGQLSCPLLSNSKPPPLCTRYLPEFAGKQQKLSRFLVKVNPKSAQSEQRDVLPGSQEEGEKMENLNPLGAGNVCGKKRGLTSDSVVPRGKKTKTVKTNSKPQGSLLSFFKPKPTNVVPPAEAPLRQCEKPLRLDNSSTQNSQKESTTREHVSSVTDRVPEDTETVNNHFPQTCTSSPAEKCNNQAKTKHSSTQPTVGHSGANTGASSVFWKSVLHGPPPPPSCKVHREPCVLRTVKKEGPNMGKQFFVCARPQGHASNQEARCNFFAWVDKGK comes from the exons ATGAGGATCGTCACCTGGAATATAAACGGGATCCGGACTTTCAGAGGAGGAATCAAACAGGCCCTGGATGCTCTGGACGCAGACatcatctgtgtgcaggagacTAAAGTCACAA GAGACCTGCTGGATGAGAGAAGCGCCATCGTGGACGGATACAACTCGTATTTCAGCTACAGCCGAGGACGCAGCGGATATTCAG GCGTCGCCACTTACTGTAAGGACAGTGCCACTCCCTTCGCTGCTGAGGAGggtctcacctgtctgctcaCCAGCCACGAGGGGGCAGTGGGATGCTACGGGGACCACGCTGAGTTTTCAaccgaggagctgcagctgttgGACAATGAAGGACGAGCCATCATCACACAGCACCGAATCAT gtgtCAGGACAAAGTGCAAACTGTTACCATCATCAACGTGTACTGTCCGCGGGCTGATCCTGAAAAGCCGGAGCGAAAACTGTTCAAACTGCAGTTCTACAAGCTGCTCCAGTGTCGGGCTGAGGCTGTCCTGAAAGATGGCAG ccatGTGATTGTTTTAGGAGATGTAAATACATCTCACCGGCCGATAGACCACTGTGATCCCAGCGATGTT GAGGATTTTGGTGAACATCCTGGCAGGAAATGGCTGAATGGTTTCCTGCACGGTGCCAAACATGAGGAAGACAGGAACGAGGAGGAACTCGATGAAGAATCTGAGGAAACTCCGAGAGATCCCGTCCACGGAGGAAAATTTGTGGATACGTTTCGCTATTTCCACCCAACTCGAACAAACGCCTTCACGTGCTGGTCCACACTCACTGGAGCGCGGCAGACCAACTATGGCACCCGCATCGATTATATATTCGCTGATTGCCAGCTCGCCATGGAGCAGTTTGTGACGGCGGACATCATGCCAGAGGTGGAGGGGTCCGACCACTGCCCTGTGTGGGGGCAACTGAGCTGCCCTCTCTTGTCCAACTCCAAGCCTCCTCCCCTTTGTACTCGCTACCTGCCGGAGTTTGCTGGCAAGCAGCAGAAACTCTCACGCTTCCTTGTCAAGGTCAATCCAAAGTCAGCTCAGTCTGAGCAGAGGGATGTTTTACCTGGATctcaggaggagggggaaaagaTGGAGAATTTAAACCCACTGGGAGCTGGAAATGTCTGTGGTAAAAAGCGGGGATTAACATCAGATTCTGTTGTCCCAAGAGggaagaagacaaagacagTAAAGACTAATTCAAAGCCACAAGGCAGCCTCCTTTCCTTTTTCAAACCTAAACCCACAAATGTTGTTCCCCCTGCTGAAGCCCCTTTGAGACAGTGTGAAAAACCTCTCCGCCTGGATAACTCCTCAACACAAAACTCACAGAAAGAGTCCACAACGAGAGAACATGTTTCCTCAGTCACAGACAGAGTTCCTGAAGATACAGAGACTGTGAATAATCATTTCCCACAGACGTGCACCAGCAGCCCTGCAGAGAAATGTAACAATCAGGCGAAGACAAAACATTCAAGCACACAGCCCACTGTGGGACACTCGGGTGCCAACACAGGAGCATCATCTGTGTTTTGGAAGTCAGTTCTTCACGGACCACCTCCACCGCCCTCCTGTAAGGTCCACAGGGAACCCTGTGTGCTGCGTACTGTGAAGAAGGAGGGGCCTAACATGGGTAAACAgttctttgtgtgtgcacgtcctCAGGGCCATGCCTCCAATCAGGAGGCTCGATGTAATTTCTTTGCCTGGGTCGACAAGGGAAAGTAA